TCATATGGTGCAATGGACTATTGCCTGTTATTTCAATAAAATAAGCCACACCTTTATTTTGTCATGAGAATCTTTAGTTTCTCTGTACTTCTGAAAGCAGCCTTAATTTGCATGTgtagttacagtaattgtgcTCGAGACTCCCAATGTAATATTAAGTAGCTATTTCATCCATATATTCAAAACAATAAAAGCCCCTAGACAATTAAGTGTGTATGTTATTCCCACTAATGCATCAGTGTGATATCATTAATCATTTACATGTATCCAGTTATGTTGCTGTAAGTAATGACAGTGAATATGCCATGACTCAGGAGGGAAGAAGCTCTGGAGTACTTGCACACCTTGAGTTTGTAATGGTTACATTTCAATCCTGTGATAAATTACTAGGCCACATTAGTGCAGACTGACGCAAGGAAGATTACTAATCTCATGACTATGACATGATTAATACAACAATTTAAGCCAATGACACACATGTTCAACAGAAAGAGGGCATGTACATATGAATCAGGCATATCCTAGGCAGCTCTCTGCAGTGATGGGGTCTTTCCAGTAAGTCAGTTTCACGCATGCGCGAGTGTTGAACTGCATTTGCAAAGCAGCAGTGGAGTGGACAACACACCAAAACGAAGAAAATACCGGTGTTGGAATTATTTCTTGAAAAGATGTTTTAACAGCCCACCTTCTCCTGGAAAGTATGTACAATGTTTTGTTCGTGTTCTCTTGTTCAGGCTTAGACATTTAATCAGTCAGAACCTCCTAAAATGAAACCCTTTTGCACTTGCAGCACAAAGAAGATCCCAGATCCTAGTTAGCCGCTACTTAGCTATGCTATCTATGAGAGCCCAACATTGTGTTCAAGCCAGTATAGATTAGTAATAACTGGATAGCTACCTCGCTTCTGTATAATTAGTAATCGATGTCATTAGGTTTtcatgtgtagatgtgtagctACTGCTGAAAACACGAACCGGTTCCTTTACATCAGGATGTTATAAAGAGATCCTTACTGATTTTACTTGGTGTTGTGAATCTCTGATTTCCCAATAACGTTAATGGTTACCTAATCAGTGAACAGTTCCTGCCATTTCAATTGAATGTGTCAATCCGTTAAGTTAGCCCTTTTACGTATGTGTAATGCTTAACTTATGTTGAACAGCTGTGTCGACTAGCATAGCTAACCCTATGAGCTCTCCACTAGCTAGCTCACACAGATAATGGTGGCCAGATAATTTGCTTATCATTTACGACTCATTCCTACGGAGGCGTAGATGGTTGAGATCATGTTAAGTATTACTATGATTATTTGTAATTTTCGTGTAATTGTTTTAGGAATGCCTTCAGTGGCTATTTCAGCTAGGCTTTTGTTGTCTGAGGTAATGTCAGCAAATCAGCCATTTTCACCCCAACTCTCAGAAAGCCATTGAAGAATCAAGTAATGTAAGGTTGGGATTTGGTGTCAACAATCAGCACAGTTCGTTTGAAACCACTCGATAGTTTAACTATGTCTGTTACATACAAGGAGCTATGAACTTCACCGACCATTGCAATTATTCTGGGCTATTGGGAGATAGTCGTCTTGTGCGGCTAGGTGGCTAACTGGATAGAATTAGGCCTAACGTTACCCATTTACGCAGTTGTACTTTGTGGAGAGTGTGCTGTCGTTAGTGCGATGGGACACTCTAATATATTCATGGTCACTTCTCCCAAGATTCAGATGGAAATGAAGTACTGTGTTTTGCAGCTCTGCGTCTTCGAATTGAACTGTCCATGCTAATAAGGCACTTTTTGCCGATGTCGCACCAACTGCCAATCCCTCAAAGTGGAGCAGTCAGCTGGTGTGTCTGTAGGCCCCGGTCATGCAGTGGCATCTCCTGCCGTGCCCTGGGCACCTGCCAGGCTGACTGGAGCATTAGCTTCCTCCATCTCGCTCATGACACTCAAACTGCGGGGTGTGCGCTGTGGGCTCAAACGCCAGCTGTTTTAGAAAGCGATTTAAAAAGGTCATGGATGAATGCTTGATATTTAGATGGAACGAGTCTGCAGAGAGGCTATTATGGAAGCATTTCGTCCTTGTTTGTAGTGTACGAGATATGATGGAAAATTGATAACCCAGTTGTCAGGTGTATTATGGCACTTAGACATCAGTGTCTATAGTCATCTCTGCTCTTGTAGAACCCATTAATGCATTCTGAGATTCAAGACTTTTCTATAGCATTTGTTTCATTGTACTGTTTCTTTTATACTTTTGTCGTGTtcatctagtgtgtgtgtgtgtgtgtgtgtgtgtgtgtgtgtgtgtgtgtgtgtgtgtgtgtgtgtgtgtgtgtgtgtgtgtgtgtgtgtgtgtgtatgtatgtgtatgtgtgtgttgaataatCCTTTGTAAAAGGGATGCTTTGTCATTCTCCCAGCAACTAATCACTTCACAGAAGAAGCATAGTCCTCTTAAGCAATGTTAGTAAGTAGGGTTCAACACATTTGATATAAGCTTAATGTTGTCCGGTTATTTATGGACTGCTCTGAGGTGAATGCAACACTGCATTTTGAACGGACTGAGTAATATCCAATCTGGTGCCCATCTGAGCTCTGCCTCTGGTTTCTCTTGCAGTGTGACGGAGTGTAGCCCATGTTGCATTAGTGCCTGTGTGACATGCTGGCTTGTTTGCCAGTATCCAACCCCACATTCCAGCTTCGTTCCCACTTGCAGATGAACACTGGACTTCAGAAATGTAAGTACGCTCATCTGCTCACTAGTCATAGCTGCTATTGGATTCATGAGGTAAaatgggtgtgggtgtctgtgtctgtctgtgtgtgtgtgtgtgtctgtctgtgggtgcctctcattcatcctttatacatcctcctttccttcctcggtcctcgtcctcactgatctacataaagaatgataggGCGGCAACGATGAGAtaatctatccagtgttagtcagagatcagtgggaacgagcctagaGAACTGAGAACCGGggatcgaggagagaagttgagaggcaccctgcgAGTGGTGATGGACAAGATGGTGTCAGGGTAGAGAACAATTCCAGCATTTTCCAGTTTCTGTTACACTGTTCTATTTCTATTTCTGTTCCTCCCCCTGGTCTGCCCTTGACGTGTGTACCAATAATGTGTCCAATAATTACGATGTCACACTTTTCAAGTCTAATAACATGCCATGGAAGTACCCATCATTTAGTTATCATTTGTGATGCAAAGCTTAGATTCCATTGTCTTATTTGAcgatgtactgtattgatataCAGCTTGTGTAACAATCATACGATGGACGTGGTAGGTAGTGTGCCCAAATTTCAATTGTCCCACCAATCTCTATTCATGTCAGCTATATATTTATTCAAtgcttcactttctctcttgtgGTCTAATGCTAAAGTCTCTTAGtggtttgtgttttgtgctAAGTCATTGCCTTGATGTTAATGTCCCACTTTCTGCTAATTTGTCTTCCGTCCGTGCCTCTCCCCAGGGGACACCACGCAGAAGATGAGATCCGCACATTATCCATCCCCAGCGGAATTGGATGCCTATGCTAAGAAAGTTGCCAACAACCCGCTGACTATCAAGATCTTCCCCAACAGTGTCAAAGTACCTCAAAGGAAGCACATCCGCCGCACGGTCAACGGCTTGGACACCTCCAGCCAGCGATACAGCCCCTATCCGTCTCAGGAGTCCTCCCGCTCAGGCCTCCTTGCCATCGTCAAGGTACCCGTCAAGAGCATTCTGAAGGGCCTGGACGCCAGCTGTGCCCGCTTCCTGCCCAAGTCGGTCATGAACCCCCACAGCGGGCCCTACGGGGCCCAGAGCACTTTACCGCCCCAGCAGCAGACTATGGCCCACCTGCAGGGCCTCCCCCAGCCCCCGCCCGGGGCACACAAGCAGGGCCTCCCCTcccaccagctccagctccagcagcgacagcagcagcagcagcaggcgcaGCAACAGCAGGCGCAGCAGCGGCAGGCGCAGCAGCAACAGGCGCAGCAGCAGCCAGGCATTGCACGCCTGCAGACCATCCAGCAACACGGCCTTCCGCATCCACCCAGTTTACGGCCTCAGCCTGGCCTTATCCGTCATCAGActctccaacaacaacaacaacagcagcagcagcagcagcagcctggccTGAGCCACCCCCAGAGcttactgcagcagcagcagcagcagcagcagcagacggcCTCCCAGGGCCTTAGGCTGCTGGCAGAGATGGCTCCCAGGGCCCCTATGCTGCCCCCACACAGCATCCAGGCTCAAGCCCAGGCCCAGGCTCAAGCTCAGGCTCAAGCTCAAGCCCAagcccaggcccaggcccaggcccaggcccttccccttccccagGCGCTTCCCCAGGCCCCGACTCTGCCCCCTCAGGCCTCCACTCCAGCGGGAGCTGGTCCCCCTGCCCCGTCGGGCATGCTGCTGGTCCCGGGCATGCACGGTACCCCGCCGCGCAAGCTGCCCGACGGCGACGCCCCTCCCAACGTGACCGTGTCTACCTCAACCATCCCGCTGTCCATGGCGGCCAGCCTGCACCACAACCGGCCCAGCGACCTCAGCAGCATCGTGCACCAGATCAACCAGTTCTGCCAGGCCCGGGCCGGCGCCGGCGGCACCTCGGTCTGCGAGGGCCAGATCGCCAACCCCAGCCCCATCAGCCGCAACCTGCTCATCAACGCCAGCTCCCGCGGCTGtggcccacacccacaccctcacccccacccacacccacacccacacccacacccacacccacaccctcaccTCCATCCCCACCCGCGGCTTAGCCTCGGACCCGGCCCTCagcctgccccctcctcctgtgCCCTCAACCACGACGCCGCCGGTGCCATGCCGCCCACCACTATGGCTGCCATGAGCCGGTTGCCCCTCTACCAGAACCCCCTCAAACACGCCCAGCCCCACTTACCTCAGCCACAGGGCCCctggaagcagcagcagcagtctcaGCCGCTCAGCCACATGTCGCACATGCCCGACGGCCCGCCGCCCTGCAAGAGCGTGGCCCGAGAGGACCCTGCCGGCTCCGGCTTCCCCACCAAGGGCCTGCCCTTCTCCCAGGAGGCCTGCATGGGCCAGCAGCCCTTCAGCCTCAAGGCCCCGCTGGACAAACCCACCCCGTCGCCACCGGTGAACGGGATGGTCGGTGGCCCGGGGATGAACTACAGTAACGGGCACtacatgcagcagcagcagcagcagcccccgtGGGGCAGCATCTTGCCCACCCCGAACAGCGACAGCTCTGGCTCTCAGGACCTGGCCATCAACTTCCACGGGGGTCTGcctggcggtggtggcggcggcacaTCCGTCGACTGCGCACAGGGGCCCCACTACAGAACTGGACCTGGTGGGGGCGGCAGCGGCGCCGGTGTCAATGGCCACCCGGGTATGGTGCCGAACGTAGACTACTTGGCCGGCGATTTCCCGTGCTTCAGGGAGCAAACCAACCTGGGCATGATGGGTAAGATGCCCAGGCTCCCCGTCATGGCAAATGTTAGGGCCCCTGATTCAGGTGATAGTAGAAATGTTCCCATTCACCACCACCCAGGCTACAGATGAGTCTGGAGTGAGCCATCGCTAGTCAATTAATAACTTGCTTATTGCCCACAAGGCTCACGAGCGGCGGTTTCCCAGGCAGGGATTAAAACGTTTTAACAGTTGCATTTggaatttaaaacaaaaacacattctttaatgaatattattgttattattattattattattattattcattttttgGTCTAGTGAGAACGCCAATGCATCCATGGCCAAGGGTTAATCCGTGTCTGAGAAACCAGCTCGAAGAGTTTCCTAGATAATGAATAGTGCTCTTATTGGAGTGTTGTTGTATGTGAAGGTCATTAACTCCCTAGCCTTTCCTGTTTCCCTGTGTTCAGGCTGAATAAAGGGTTGTAACACTCATATAGATTACTTTTCCGTTAGGTAATGAAAAAAAGACGATTCTGCCTGCCCATAGCACCTGGCCCTAAAATAAATTGAGCtcagtttgttgtctgtaaacaAAGTGTTGCTCGGATTGTAGTGTTTACATGTAGGGAATGTGTTGCCATCTCATGAACGCATCGCAATCCATTATCTCCTGACTCTCCTTCCACGTCTTCTTGGAGAACACAATAGATGTAGGACACTGTGAGGAATAGGACATTTCTATACTCTAGAACATTGACATTTGTATGTTGGCCCACAAGGTCTGTTGAGATCTTTCTAGAGGTGCCATGGCGATGTGCACTCAAGCAACCAGGCTGAACATAACCCGTGTTCTCCTTTTTGATGTTTACTTAACGCTTGCTATTATTGTCACTAAAAGAGGAGGGACACACTAAGGAACCAGGATCAAGTGTTGGCACATGCACATAGAAGATGAGACTGTTGATTTTTTGAGACTGTTGTACATGAATTCAGGTTAAAGATATAGACTGGCTGTTTGAAGAGTGCTGCAGAAGCATTATTGAGAGCATTCGTCTCACTGTCAAACAGTGTGTCTTGATTATGT
The Sardina pilchardus chromosome 13, fSarPil1.1, whole genome shotgun sequence genome window above contains:
- the fam222bb gene encoding protein FAM222B, with the protein product MLACLPVSNPTFQLRSHLQMNTGLQKWDTTQKMRSAHYPSPAELDAYAKKVANNPLTIKIFPNSVKVPQRKHIRRTVNGLDTSSQRYSPYPSQESSRSGLLAIVKVPVKSILKGLDASCARFLPKSVMNPHSGPYGAQSTLPPQQQTMAHLQGLPQPPPGAHKQGLPSHQLQLQQRQQQQQQAQQQQAQQRQAQQQQAQQQPGIARLQTIQQHGLPHPPSLRPQPGLIRHQTLQQQQQQQQQQQQPGLSHPQSLLQQQQQQQQQTASQGLRLLAEMAPRAPMLPPHSIQAQAQAQAQAQAQAQAQAQAQAQAQALPLPQALPQAPTLPPQASTPAGAGPPAPSGMLLVPGMHGTPPRKLPDGDAPPNVTVSTSTIPLSMAASLHHNRPSDLSSIVHQINQFCQARAGAGGTSVCEGQIANPSPISRNLLINASSRGCGPHPHPHPHPHPHPHPHPHPHPHLHPHPRLSLGPGPQPAPSSCALNHDAAGAMPPTTMAAMSRLPLYQNPLKHAQPHLPQPQGPWKQQQQSQPLSHMSHMPDGPPPCKSVAREDPAGSGFPTKGLPFSQEACMGQQPFSLKAPLDKPTPSPPVNGMVGGPGMNYSNGHYMQQQQQQPPWGSILPTPNSDSSGSQDLAINFHGGLPGGGGGGTSVDCAQGPHYRTGPGGGGSGAGVNGHPGMVPNVDYLAGDFPCFREQTNLGMMGKMPRLPVMANVRAPDSGDSRNVPIHHHPGYR